The Bacteroidota bacterium genome has a window encoding:
- a CDS encoding acyl-CoA carboxylase subunit beta has translation MKNKINELQQKISEAQLGGGEKRIESQHKKGKLTARERLHFLLDEGSFEEIGMFVTHRSTEFGLEKEKYLGDGVVTGYGTINGRLVYVFAQDFTVFGGSLSEAHAEKICRVMDLAMKNGAPIIGLNDSGGARIQEGVVSLGGYADIFYRNTRASGVIPQISAVMGPCAGGAVYSPAITDFILMVEHTSYMFVTGPNVVKTVTHEEVTSEELGGASVHSSKSGVAHFSCANGLECINNIKKLLSYIPQNCEEETPIHFFDSSLVPRPSSLDNIIPENPNQPYDMRDVINGTVDTDSFFEVHKNFAENIVVGFARLAGRSIGIVANQPAHLAGVLDIHSSQKAARFVRFCDSFNIPLLVFEDVPGFLPGTDQEWNAIISNGAKLLYAFCEATVPRVTVITRKAYGGAYDVMNSKHIGADMNYAWPSAEIAVMGAKGAVEIIFKGTLDLKKQEAEYIEHFANPYRAAERGYIDEVILPGQTRDKLISAFKMLENKVDKLPKKKHGNIPL, from the coding sequence GTGAAAAATAAAATAAACGAACTGCAACAAAAAATTTCCGAAGCCCAATTAGGCGGAGGGGAAAAACGCATTGAATCCCAACACAAGAAAGGAAAACTCACCGCAAGAGAACGCCTTCATTTTTTATTAGATGAAGGAAGTTTTGAAGAAATCGGAATGTTTGTTACGCACCGTTCCACCGAATTCGGTTTGGAGAAAGAAAAATATTTAGGCGATGGGGTGGTGACGGGTTACGGAACCATCAACGGAAGATTAGTATATGTTTTCGCGCAGGACTTCACCGTGTTCGGAGGTTCTCTTTCTGAAGCGCACGCTGAAAAAATTTGTAGAGTGATGGATTTAGCTATGAAAAATGGCGCACCAATAATTGGCTTGAACGATTCAGGCGGAGCAAGAATCCAGGAAGGTGTTGTTTCGCTTGGAGGTTATGCAGATATTTTTTACCGCAACACGCGCGCATCAGGAGTCATTCCTCAGATATCTGCCGTAATGGGACCTTGCGCGGGCGGTGCGGTTTATTCTCCTGCGATTACCGATTTTATCCTGATGGTGGAACATACTTCCTACATGTTTGTTACAGGACCGAACGTAGTGAAAACCGTTACACACGAAGAAGTTACCAGTGAAGAACTCGGAGGGGCATCCGTGCATTCATCCAAATCGGGCGTGGCACACTTTTCCTGTGCGAACGGATTGGAGTGCATCAACAACATCAAAAAGCTTTTGAGCTACATTCCGCAGAACTGCGAAGAAGAAACTCCAATCCATTTTTTCGATTCGTCCCTCGTCCCTCGTCCCTCGTCCCTTGATAATATTATTCCCGAAAATCCGAATCAGCCTTACGATATGCGCGATGTGATAAACGGAACGGTTGATACGGATTCTTTTTTTGAAGTGCATAAAAATTTTGCAGAGAATATTGTCGTAGGTTTTGCGAGATTAGCAGGAAGAAGTATCGGTATTGTGGCAAACCAGCCAGCGCATCTGGCAGGAGTTCTCGATATTCACTCATCACAAAAAGCCGCTCGCTTTGTCCGCTTCTGCGATTCATTTAACATTCCGCTTTTGGTTTTTGAAGACGTTCCCGGCTTTTTGCCAGGCACCGATCAGGAATGGAACGCGATTATTTCCAATGGGGCAAAACTTTTGTACGCTTTCTGTGAAGCAACTGTTCCGCGCGTTACGGTGATTACCCGCAAAGCTTACGGAGGCGCGTATGATGTGATGAACTCCAAACACATTGGCGCAGATATGAATTACGCATGGCCTTCAGCAGAAATTGCTGTGATGGGTGCAAAAGGCGCAGTGGAAATTATTTTCAAGGGAACGCTGGATTTAAAAAAACAGGAAGCAGAATACATTGAACATTTTGCCAATCCTTACCGCGCTGCAGAGCGAGGATATATTGATGAAGTGATTCTCCCGGGGCAAACGAGGGATAAATTAATCTCCGCTTTCAAAATGCTGGAGAATAAGGTTGACAAGCTCCCTAAGAAGAAGCACGGGAATATTCCTCTCTGA
- a CDS encoding ATP-binding protein — MVLAENQKLLIPSKSENIVLVEKLVDDVCDLFDIKEDIYGHLLVALTEAVNNALQHGNKANPNKNIEITFKVKNDTLYFTIKDQGTGFDFTNLADPTDPKNIEKPTGRGIFLMKHLADKVAFEDKGTKVMLEFNLKK; from the coding sequence ATGGTTTTGGCTGAAAATCAAAAATTACTTATCCCCTCTAAATCTGAGAATATTGTACTGGTTGAAAAACTGGTGGATGATGTGTGCGACCTTTTTGACATCAAGGAAGATATTTACGGGCATCTTTTAGTTGCCCTTACCGAAGCTGTGAATAATGCACTTCAGCACGGAAACAAAGCCAACCCCAACAAGAACATTGAAATTACTTTCAAGGTAAAGAATGACACGTTGTATTTTACCATCAAAGATCAAGGAACAGGATTTGATTTCACCAATCTTGCCGACCCCACGGATCCAAAGAATATTGAAAAACCCACCGGTCGTGGAATCTTTTTGATGAAACATCTTGCCGATAAGGTTGCTTTTGAAGACAAGGGAACGAAGGTGATGCTGGAGTTTAATCTAAAAAAGTAA
- a CDS encoding fibronectin type III domain-containing protein: MKPIIAVFSLSDITDTGLVGYSQEKIEKLKDNPHYPDPLPEKDAMAKDLGEYIHALGDSDDGRTADTEIKNERRAILENALMSLGLRCAQIAEGNLGVFLTSGFEVRKPKESKGILPQPENVVAKEGTHPGTLLVIWDPVQGARCYAVEVTDNPTSEQSWSPVRVVNGGVSTRSETRIIGLASMKRYWIRVAGVNFAGAGAFSEHAVHVTQ; the protein is encoded by the coding sequence GTGAAACCGATCATTGCAGTCTTTAGTCTCAGTGATATTACTGATACGGGGCTGGTCGGCTACTCACAGGAGAAAATCGAAAAGCTCAAGGATAATCCGCATTATCCCGACCCGCTTCCTGAAAAGGATGCGATGGCAAAGGATCTTGGGGAATATATTCATGCGCTTGGCGATTCGGATGACGGCAGAACTGCCGACACGGAAATCAAAAATGAGAGGCGCGCTATTTTGGAGAACGCCCTCATGTCTCTTGGTCTCCGTTGCGCGCAGATTGCTGAAGGAAACCTTGGCGTGTTTCTCACTTCTGGTTTTGAAGTGCGAAAGCCCAAAGAATCCAAAGGCATTCTTCCTCAACCGGAAAACGTGGTGGCAAAAGAAGGTACTCATCCGGGTACTCTCTTAGTCATCTGGGATCCGGTGCAGGGCGCCCGTTGTTATGCGGTAGAAGTTACCGATAACCCAACGAGCGAGCAGTCATGGTCTCCTGTCAGAGTGGTGAATGGCGGTGTGAGCACTCGTTCCGAAACACGAATCATTGGACTTGCTTCGATGAAACGTTATTGGATACGGGTAGCTGGAGTTAACTTTGCAGGCGCAGGCGCATTCAGCGAACACGCAGTGCACGTTACACAGTAG
- a CDS encoding gliding motility-associated C-terminal domain-containing protein — MKQIFYIASLIAIVIAIGTKQSQAQTFLYNGGTDITADIGSIIYVDGNVVNNTSGFIHNKGDIYLTGDWTNNEASGCLDPTTGTVWLYGNSQTIQGTQPTTFNNLNCENGGTKTLNVTTTYVGGNTGVLQLKNSPFDLNSKTLIVTNPASAAIAPPISGYIISETDFTAGYGIVQWNLGISTGNYVYPFGTTGGGYIPFIYNITTAGVQSTSGNISVATYPTNVTANPNNRPLPNGVTNLTNPFSGAEAAPVCADRYWPVLANNYSIQPTADVTFTYEDAEWDISGGSTNTIIEDSLRAWMWNGTQWQLPALGTDNISANTVFVSGLDSISASWTLKGYPPCAVLATITTATTTITLGSTVQITASGGGNYLWNTGETTASISVSPTSTTVYCVTTTDASGGCADSACISIKVELPCGDFFLPNAFSPNGDGKNDLFKPRNICIKDIDFKIYNRWGNLVFETTDITIGWDGSTPKGKNGNEGVYAYEITGHFNDGTLIDKKGTVTLMK, encoded by the coding sequence ATGAAACAGATTTTTTACATCGCTTCTCTCATCGCCATCGTCATTGCAATCGGAACGAAGCAATCCCAAGCCCAAACCTTTCTCTACAACGGAGGAACAGACATCACCGCTGATATCGGCTCCATCATTTATGTGGATGGAAATGTAGTGAATAACACATCTGGGTTTATTCATAACAAAGGAGACATCTATCTCACAGGTGATTGGACGAACAACGAAGCATCAGGATGTTTGGATCCAACCACAGGCACCGTTTGGTTATATGGAAATTCTCAAACTATTCAAGGAACTCAACCCACCACATTCAATAATCTTAATTGTGAGAATGGAGGAACAAAAACGCTGAACGTCACCACAACATATGTCGGAGGAAATACAGGCGTGCTTCAACTTAAAAACAGCCCCTTTGATTTGAACAGCAAAACTTTGATTGTAACAAATCCGGCTTCTGCCGCCATTGCGCCACCCATCAGCGGCTACATTATTTCTGAAACTGATTTCACAGCAGGATACGGAATCGTTCAATGGAATCTTGGCATCTCAACAGGCAATTATGTTTATCCTTTCGGAACAACAGGTGGCGGATACATTCCATTCATTTATAACATTACAACAGCGGGAGTGCAGTCAACATCAGGAAACATTTCAGTGGCAACTTACCCAACCAATGTTACTGCAAACCCGAACAACCGTCCGCTCCCGAATGGTGTTACCAATCTTACAAATCCTTTTTCCGGTGCTGAAGCCGCTCCTGTTTGTGCAGACAGATACTGGCCTGTTCTTGCAAACAATTACAGCATACAGCCCACTGCTGATGTAACTTTCACCTATGAAGATGCTGAATGGGATATTTCTGGCGGAAGCACAAACACAATTATTGAAGACAGTTTGCGTGCATGGATGTGGAACGGAACGCAATGGCAATTGCCTGCATTGGGAACAGATAATATATCTGCCAATACGGTTTTTGTTTCAGGATTAGATTCAATTTCTGCTTCATGGACATTAAAAGGTTATCCTCCCTGTGCCGTATTAGCTACAATAACAACTGCTACTACTACTATCACTCTTGGCAGTACTGTTCAGATAACTGCGAGCGGAGGCGGGAACTACTTATGGAATACAGGTGAAACAACCGCATCAATTTCTGTTTCACCCACTTCAACCACTGTATATTGTGTTACGACTACGGATGCAAGCGGAGGATGTGCAGACAGTGCTTGTATTTCAATCAAAGTAGAACTGCCCTGCGGAGATTTCTTCTTGCCGAATGCATTTTCACCGAATGGAGATGGAAAGAATGACCTCTTCAAGCCAAGAAATATCTGCATCAAGGATATTGATTTCAAAATCTATAACCGCTGGGGTAACCTTGTATTTGAAACTACCGATATCACAATAGGATGGGATGGTTCAACTCCTAAAGGAAAAAATGGTAATGAAGGCGTTTATGCCTATGAAATAACAGGGCACTTTAATGACGGAACTCTAATTGACAAAAAAGGAACGGTGACTTTGATGAAGTAA
- a CDS encoding T9SS type A sorting domain-containing protein encodes MNKTFYISTVFLGLTVAHIQTNAQGTWTQKGDFGGTGRINAVVFSIGNKGYLGLGNDASATIYCKDLWEYDPIYNNWTQKADFPSIPRDRATSFSIGNKGYIGFGVDTSIYYNDFWEFDPLSNNWTQKSNFNKVAAYRPVGFSIGSKGYVGLGWNNLQTDTEFWEWDQLTDTWSQKANFAGSPRWGAAGFSIGNKGYIGLGLSCAGLNSDFWEWNQTTNVWTQKANFGGGNREYVASFTIGSKGYIGTGYGTAPSYMKKDLWEYDSSLNTWIQMADFPGTERDGAAGFAIGNKGYIGTGLDLSGNYRKDFWEYDPNGVTEINDIVINRSTIIFPNPFCAQTTLQTDNLLHNATLTVYNLHGQTVKQIKNISGQTVVLSRDNLPSGLYFVRLTQDNKVIAIDKLVVSDESNH; translated from the coding sequence ATGAACAAGACCTTTTACATCTCGACAGTTTTTCTCGGCTTAACAGTTGCGCACATTCAGACAAATGCGCAAGGGACTTGGACACAAAAGGGAGATTTTGGTGGGACTGGAAGAATTAACGCTGTTGTTTTCTCAATTGGAAATAAGGGATATTTAGGGTTAGGAAATGACGCTTCTGCAACAATATATTGCAAAGATTTATGGGAATATGATCCTATATATAATAACTGGACACAAAAAGCAGATTTTCCAAGCATTCCAAGAGATAGAGCAACCTCTTTTTCAATTGGTAATAAAGGATACATTGGTTTTGGAGTAGATACAAGTATTTATTATAATGATTTTTGGGAATTCGATCCATTATCAAATAACTGGACTCAAAAAAGTAATTTTAATAAAGTTGCAGCATATAGACCAGTTGGTTTTTCTATTGGCTCTAAAGGGTATGTTGGTTTAGGATGGAATAATTTACAAACTGATACAGAATTCTGGGAATGGGATCAACTGACAGATACATGGTCTCAAAAAGCAAATTTTGCGGGAAGTCCAAGATGGGGTGCTGCTGGATTTTCAATTGGCAATAAGGGTTATATTGGATTAGGTTTATCTTGTGCTGGATTAAATAGTGACTTTTGGGAATGGAATCAAACAACAAATGTTTGGACACAAAAGGCAAATTTTGGTGGAGGTAATCGTGAGTATGTTGCATCCTTCACTATTGGCTCGAAAGGTTATATTGGAACAGGTTATGGAACAGCTCCTTCCTACATGAAAAAAGATTTATGGGAATATGATTCTTCCTTAAATACATGGATTCAAATGGCAGATTTTCCAGGAACAGAAAGAGATGGTGCGGCTGGGTTTGCAATCGGCAATAAAGGCTATATAGGAACTGGGCTTGACTTATCAGGCAACTATAGAAAAGACTTTTGGGAATATGATCCAAATGGAGTTACTGAAATAAATGACATAGTCATTAATCGTTCCACTATAATTTTTCCTAATCCCTTTTGCGCACAGACAACTTTGCAGACAGACAATCTTTTACATAACGCAACTCTCACGGTTTACAATTTACACGGGCAGACAGTAAAACAAATAAAAAACATCAGCGGGCAGACAGTTGTTCTCTCACGGGACAATCTTCCAAGCGGACTGTATTTCGTTCGGCTGACCCAAGACAATAAAGTCATCGCAATAGACAAACTTGTGGTGAGCGATGAGTCGAACCATTAG
- a CDS encoding twin-arginine translocase TatA/TatE family subunit yields MFGVGGSEIFFILFIVLLFFGSKKIPELARGLGKGLREMKDAASGLEREITQEMKDIKEKTDIKKLLDE; encoded by the coding sequence ATGTTTGGCGTAGGCGGTTCTGAAATATTTTTCATTCTCTTCATCGTGCTGTTGTTTTTCGGCTCAAAGAAGATTCCTGAACTCGCGCGCGGACTCGGCAAGGGATTACGCGAGATGAAAGATGCTGCCAGCGGCTTAGAGAGAGAGATCACTCAAGAGATGAAGGACATAAAAGAGAAAACAGATATTAAAAAATTGCTGGACGAATAA
- a CDS encoding DUF4175 domain-containing protein: MLEKLDEFIRKYYKNQLIRGLLYSTGIVLAFYLAVAILEYYGQFDTTVRSILFYLFILTNGYVLAKLIAIPIMKLYKMGKIISNEQASEIIGKYFSNVQDKLLNVLQLQSQSSILPSFQSSILIEASINQKIKELKPIPFTSAIDLRQNKKYLKYALVPLLLFFAILFGAPSIIKDSTERLLNHGTYFEKQAPFQFLIQNKDLKTPQQEDFLLEVQLDGKEIPDEIFVNLNGSEYKLTKENKTEFSFLFKNVQKNIPFHFSAEGFSSKNYELVALPKPILLDFSLRLNYPKYIGKKDETLHNTGDLMIPAGTKVTWNFNTQNAKQMKLGFQDTIFFVAPTEENKFTASQIFLKDKTYSISTSNEFLQNRDSVTYSVNVIPDIFPAIMVEERKDSVSLKQFYYAGNIKDDYGFRNLTFNYKFLVHNDSSSHLLSALLHLTSIPIPIAKNVTTQSFYHFWDMTSLNISPGDEIEYYFEVWDNDGVNGSKSSKSQSMIYRAPSLNEIEKNTEKNNSDIKKEMEQSIKDAQYLQKEMQDLYKKILEKKNLSWEEKKKLDDLLKKQKELEDKINEIKKENQQNNQQQSEFQKPNDEILDKQKQLEKLMETVMTDEMKKMFLEMQKLMEKMDKNKIQEMLEKMQLSNKDIEKELDRNLEIFKKMEFEQKFEKTLDKLNELSKKQDELGDKSLDKKADDKELKKQQDSLNKQFDDIKKDLEDLKKKNDALENPENMPDTKEKQEEISKDQQNSSKELNDGKSKSASKSQKSASQKMNQMAQQMGEAMAQMQQEQEGEDEQALRDILNNLIQLSFDQEALMKDVEKIKTDNPQYVKLSQQQKKLKDDAKMIEDSLFALSKRQPMIASAVNKEISAINSNMEKSISLMGKRENRFTPDITSRQQFSMTSINNLALMLNESLNQMQNNCKKSGACTKPGSCKKPGHGKKPSAGSMSKMQEQLKKQMEALKKSMEQGKQQGGQQGNSNWSQELVRIAAQQEALKQMMQQMQKEGGMNPGDMKNMLKMMEESQKDVVNRILNEETLKRQDQILEKLLDYEKAEKERETEKKRQAEQPKDDYKRNLSQFMEYKIHKEKETELLKTVPPSFNKFYKNKVSEYFNNFANEKE, from the coding sequence TTGCTCGAAAAACTTGATGAGTTCATCCGCAAGTATTACAAGAACCAGCTGATACGCGGGCTACTTTATTCTACGGGAATTGTGCTGGCATTTTATCTTGCAGTTGCTATTCTGGAATATTATGGGCAGTTTGATACAACCGTACGCAGTATTCTTTTTTATCTTTTTATTCTGACGAACGGATATGTCCTAGCTAAATTGATTGCAATCCCTATTATGAAACTTTATAAGATGGGAAAAATTATCTCCAACGAACAGGCATCAGAGATTATCGGAAAATATTTTTCAAATGTGCAGGATAAACTTTTAAATGTTTTGCAACTTCAAAGTCAATCTTCCATTCTTCCATCCTTCCAATCTTCCATTCTCATCGAAGCCAGCATCAACCAGAAGATAAAAGAACTTAAGCCCATTCCGTTTACATCGGCAATTGACCTGCGTCAGAATAAAAAATATCTGAAGTATGCATTAGTTCCTCTGCTTTTGTTCTTCGCAATTTTATTCGGGGCGCCAAGCATTATTAAAGATAGCACTGAGCGGTTACTTAATCACGGAACTTATTTTGAAAAGCAGGCGCCTTTTCAGTTTCTCATTCAGAACAAAGACCTGAAAACTCCTCAGCAGGAAGATTTTCTTCTCGAAGTTCAACTGGACGGAAAAGAAATTCCTGATGAAATATTTGTCAACCTGAACGGAAGCGAATACAAACTCACCAAAGAAAATAAAACCGAATTCAGTTTCCTTTTCAAGAATGTGCAGAAGAATATTCCCTTTCATTTTTCAGCGGAGGGATTTTCCTCTAAAAATTATGAACTGGTTGCTTTGCCAAAGCCGATTCTTTTAGATTTCTCTTTACGGTTGAATTACCCGAAATACATCGGGAAAAAAGATGAAACACTTCACAATACAGGCGACCTGATGATTCCCGCAGGAACAAAAGTCACTTGGAATTTTAATACGCAGAATGCCAAACAGATGAAACTTGGATTTCAAGACACTATTTTTTTCGTTGCTCCTACAGAAGAAAATAAATTCACCGCTTCACAAATTTTCCTCAAAGACAAAACCTATTCCATTTCCACTTCCAACGAATTTCTTCAGAATAGAGATTCGGTTACATATTCTGTGAATGTGATACCGGATATTTTTCCCGCCATTATGGTGGAAGAGAGAAAAGATTCTGTTTCGCTTAAGCAGTTTTACTATGCAGGAAACATAAAAGATGATTACGGTTTCAGAAATCTGACTTTCAATTATAAATTCTTAGTTCACAATGATTCCTCATCCCATCTGCTCTCTGCTCTCTTACATCTTACATCTATCCCAATTCCCATAGCTAAAAATGTTACCACACAATCGTTCTATCATTTCTGGGACATGACCAGTTTGAACATTTCCCCAGGTGATGAGATTGAATATTATTTTGAAGTGTGGGATAACGATGGTGTGAACGGAAGCAAGTCTTCCAAATCACAATCCATGATTTACCGCGCGCCTTCACTCAATGAAATTGAAAAGAACACCGAGAAAAACAATTCAGATATAAAAAAAGAAATGGAGCAAAGCATTAAGGATGCGCAGTATCTGCAGAAGGAAATGCAGGATTTGTACAAGAAGATTCTGGAAAAGAAAAATCTTTCATGGGAAGAAAAGAAAAAGCTGGATGACCTTTTAAAGAAGCAGAAAGAACTGGAAGATAAGATCAACGAGATAAAAAAAGAAAACCAGCAGAACAACCAGCAGCAATCTGAATTTCAAAAACCGAACGATGAAATCCTTGACAAGCAAAAGCAATTAGAAAAACTAATGGAAACTGTGATGACGGATGAAATGAAAAAAATGTTTCTTGAAATGCAAAAGCTGATGGAAAAGATGGACAAGAATAAAATTCAGGAAATGCTGGAGAAAATGCAACTCTCCAACAAAGACATTGAAAAAGAGCTCGACCGCAATCTGGAAATCTTTAAGAAGATGGAGTTTGAACAGAAGTTTGAAAAAACGCTGGACAAGCTGAATGAACTTTCAAAAAAACAGGATGAACTTGGAGACAAATCGCTCGACAAAAAAGCAGACGACAAAGAATTAAAGAAACAACAGGATTCGTTGAACAAGCAATTTGACGATATCAAAAAAGATTTGGAAGATTTGAAGAAAAAAAATGATGCTCTTGAAAATCCAGAGAACATGCCTGACACGAAAGAGAAGCAGGAAGAAATTTCAAAAGACCAGCAAAACTCCAGCAAGGAATTAAATGACGGCAAAAGTAAAAGCGCTTCCAAGTCCCAGAAGAGCGCATCGCAAAAGATGAACCAGATGGCGCAGCAAATGGGAGAGGCGATGGCGCAGATGCAACAAGAGCAAGAAGGAGAGGACGAACAGGCGCTTCGTGATATTCTGAACAACCTCATTCAGCTTTCATTTGATCAGGAAGCGCTGATGAAGGATGTGGAAAAAATAAAAACGGATAACCCGCAGTATGTAAAACTTTCGCAGCAGCAAAAGAAATTGAAAGACGATGCCAAAATGATTGAAGACAGTTTGTTCGCGCTGAGCAAGCGACAGCCCATGATTGCTTCTGCAGTGAATAAAGAAATTTCTGCAATTAATTCCAATATGGAAAAATCAATTTCCCTCATGGGAAAGCGCGAAAACAGATTTACGCCTGATATTACTTCGCGCCAGCAATTCTCAATGACCTCTATAAATAATCTTGCCCTCATGTTGAACGAATCGCTCAATCAGATGCAGAATAATTGCAAGAAGAGCGGGGCTTGCACCAAACCCGGTTCCTGCAAAAAGCCCGGTCACGGAAAAAAACCATCTGCCGGTAGCATGAGCAAAATGCAGGAGCAATTAAAGAAGCAGATGGAAGCGCTCAAGAAATCAATGGAGCAAGGAAAACAACAGGGCGGTCAGCAGGGCAACAGCAATTGGAGTCAGGAACTGGTGAGGATTGCCGCCCAGCAGGAAGCTTTAAAACAAATGATGCAGCAAATGCAGAAGGAGGGAGGCATGAACCCGGGTGACATGAAGAACATGCTTAAGATGATGGAAGAATCTCAAAAGGATGTGGTGAACCGTATATTAAATGAAGAAACCCTCAAGCGGCAGGATCAGATTCTGGAAAAGCTCCTTGACTATGAAAAAGCGGAAAAAGAGCGCGAAACCGAGAAAAAAAGACAGGCGGAACAACCAAAAGATGACTATAAACGTAACCTTTCTCAATTTATGGAGTATAAAATCCATAAAGAGAAAGAGACCGAATTGCTGAAAACCGTTCCTCCCTCTTTTAATAAGTTCTATAAGAATAAAGTATCTGAATATTTTAATAATTTCGCAAACGAAAAAGAATAA